In Mercenaria mercenaria strain notata chromosome 14, MADL_Memer_1, whole genome shotgun sequence, the following are encoded in one genomic region:
- the LOC123544066 gene encoding somatomedin-B and thrombospondin type-1 domain-containing protein-like produces the protein MYSIVALFAFLLPYSLATLCSERKSCCRSDFPHELCVGKDEQHCHCDVACQRYGDCCEDYLQFCVQSPPEPCIYKQWGAWGPCSNNGICDIGYQLRSRDVLQMGNFKSRTSCNMTDLVESKQCGDPSCYMYRMTKVYNTAQFQRDHFHFSTAKYRYVKGNCDQFGRGSYVCVMCPDNSRCGQNVLKTGENVTVHLRKCTGTFLKLTESAYRTQCSTTTPTVQIYAFEMDLKKSISG, from the coding sequence ATGTATTCAATTGTCGCCttgtttgcatttcttttacCTTATTCGTTGGCTACACTCTGTTCAGAACGAAAGAGTTGCTGTCGTAGCGATTTCCCGCACGAGCTATGTGTTGGAAAGGACGAGCAGCATTGCCACTGCGACGTGGCGTGTCAAAGGTACGGTGACTGTTGCGAGGATTATTTGCAGTTCTGCGTGCAGTCACCACCTGAACCTTGCATCTACAAGCAATGGGGAGCATGGGGACCGTGCTCGAACAACGGTATCTGCGACATCGGATACCAGTTACGTTCACGCGATGTTTTGCAAATGGGAAACTTCAAGTCTAGAACCTCATGTAACATGACCGACTTGGTAGAATCTAAGCAGTGCGGAGACCCGTCTTGTTATATGTATCGCATGACTAAGGTGTACAACACGGCACAGTTTCAGCGAGATCACTTTCACTTCAGCACTGCCAAGTATCGATACGTAAAGGGTAACTGCGATCAGTTCGGACGAGGCTCGTATGTTTGCGTCATGTGTCCCGACAATTCCAGATGTGGACAAAACGTCTTGAAAACTGGCGAAAATGTCACCGTACACTTACGCAAGTGCACTGGAACGTTTCTGAAACTCACAGAGTCCGCCTACAGAACACAATGTTCTACGACTACTCCTACCGTTCAGATCTACGCCTTCGAGATGGATCTGAAAAAAAGTATATCAGGATGA